One stretch of Rhipicephalus sanguineus isolate Rsan-2018 chromosome 10, BIME_Rsan_1.4, whole genome shotgun sequence DNA includes these proteins:
- the LOC119407273 gene encoding uncharacterized protein LOC119407273 produces the protein MVDIDPKSQESLYTFTSPSFKKMITFAKTAAGPVEVNASMFKSSGPESETLDYHKASDVDVKSGIRPLTAASTDKSITAKEKMDIIMWRTKSLGKFWSFGITVVEVMGENSKKFYMIEKVKTGSPADVSHVLEGDVIVAVNNQDISELPIAEVKRRMQDCGDQLVITVLSSSAFRLLESRRDWDEILKAAGQETIQVRAIRTACSGSGYYGFKVFEAKAWNEQKKALVHCHVIQKTTDVQVATPNKAMYPGDVLVMINGAPTEGMDQYGIKAALAKGANELSITIAPMSPLRLKRPSYTRLHETVMTDANVPEPSAKANIENAPGAASAQPAAAAGAKPAAAPAPAAPAKR, from the exons ATGGTGGACATCGACCCAAAATCGCAGGAATCTCTCTATACCTTCACCTCTCCGAGCTTCAAGAAGATGATAACCTTT GCGAAAACGGCCGCCGGTCCTGTGGAAGTGAATGCTTCCATGTTCAAGTCGTCCGGCCCGGAGTCAGAGACTCTAGACTACCACAAGGCATCGGACGTGGACGTCAAAAGCGGCATCAGACCCCTAA CCGCAGCCTCCACTGACAAGTCGATAACGGCGAAGGAAAAGATGGACATAATCATGTGGAGGACCAAGAGCCTCGGAAAATTTTGGAGTTTCGGCATCACCGTCGTCGAAGTCATGGGCGAGAACAGCAAGAAATTCTACATGATTGAG AAAGTCAAGACCGGCAGTCCCGCCGACGTGTCGCACGTGCTcgaaggtgacgtcatcgtggcggtCAACAACCAGGACATCTCGGAGCTGCCCATCGCCGAGGTCAAGCGCCGCATGCAAGACTGCGGCGACCAGCTGGTCATCACGGTGCTGTCGTCGAGCGCCTTCCGGCTGCTCGAGTCTCGACGCGACTGGGACGAGATCCTCAAGGCGGCCGGGCAGGAGACCATCCAGGTGCGGGCCATCAGGACGGCATGCAGCGGCAGCGGCTACTACGGCTTCAAGGTGTTCGAGGCCAAGGCGTGGAACGAACAGAAGAAGGCCCTGGTCCACTGTCACGTCATCCAGAAG ACCACCGACGTGCAAGTGGCGACGCCCAACAAGGCAATGTACCCGGGTGACGTGCTCGTCATGATTAATGGCGCGCCCACCGAGGGCATGGACCAGTACGGCATCAAGGCGGCCCTCGCTAAGGGTGCCAACGAGCTGAGCATCACCATAGCGCCCATGTCTCCGCTCAGGCTCAAGAGGCCTTCCTACACCCGTCTGCACGAGACGGTGATGACGGACGCCAACGTGCCCGAGCCTTCGGCCAAGGCTAACATCGAGAACGCACCGGGGGCCGCCTCTGCTCAACCCGCAGCTGCCGCCGGTGCTAAACCCGCAGCGGCACCGGCACCGGCAGCGCCGGCGAAGCGTTAA